Proteins from a genomic interval of Rhodococcus rhodochrous:
- a CDS encoding cupin domain-containing protein yields MSVDTTRSDETVHDDFYAELADNHYSPLWQLMGNLGPEAKTTLVPHIWRYEQARRLMVEAGEIVPLEDALRRVLGFRNPGCLPHQRTGATDTLWSALQLVLPGEIAPAHRHTPSALRFIVEGDGAYTVVNGQRVPMDEGDFLLTPNGHWHEHGHTGEGPMIWLDGLDSPLMSRLNQYIIEEDPECQEVDAPLPAAYGNGLFAKPWGEPEKVEQPLVYKLADALETIEYLRTREGDPFDDIIVEYRNPITGGPVMTTIGAYLQLIRPGVDTRAHRHTHSTVYHVVRGSGYSIVDGRRIDWTKGDTIAIPLWYEHSHHNPTGEDAILFSYTDKPAIDALGIGRIRPSE; encoded by the coding sequence ATGAGTGTCGACACCACCCGGTCCGACGAGACGGTGCACGACGACTTCTACGCCGAACTCGCGGACAACCACTACTCCCCGCTCTGGCAGCTCATGGGCAATCTGGGCCCGGAAGCGAAAACCACTCTGGTGCCGCACATCTGGCGCTACGAGCAGGCGCGGCGGTTGATGGTCGAGGCCGGCGAGATCGTCCCGCTCGAGGACGCACTCCGCCGCGTCCTCGGTTTCCGCAACCCCGGCTGCCTCCCGCACCAGCGCACCGGAGCCACCGACACCCTCTGGTCCGCACTGCAATTGGTGCTGCCGGGGGAGATCGCCCCGGCACACCGCCACACGCCGTCCGCACTGCGCTTCATCGTCGAGGGCGACGGCGCCTACACCGTCGTCAACGGCCAGCGCGTCCCGATGGACGAGGGCGACTTCCTGCTGACCCCCAACGGGCACTGGCACGAGCACGGCCACACGGGCGAGGGCCCGATGATCTGGCTCGACGGGCTCGACTCCCCGCTGATGTCGCGGCTGAACCAGTACATCATCGAAGAGGACCCCGAATGCCAGGAGGTGGACGCACCGCTCCCCGCCGCCTACGGCAACGGACTGTTCGCCAAGCCCTGGGGTGAACCCGAAAAGGTCGAGCAGCCACTGGTGTACAAGCTCGCCGATGCACTCGAGACCATCGAGTACCTGCGTACGCGCGAAGGTGATCCCTTCGACGACATCATCGTCGAGTACCGCAACCCGATCACGGGCGGACCGGTGATGACCACCATCGGCGCCTACCTCCAGCTGATCCGCCCGGGCGTCGACACCCGTGCCCATCGGCACACCCACTCGACCGTCTACCACGTGGTCCGCGGATCCGGATACTCGATCGTCGACGGCCGGCGTATCGACTGGACCAAGGGCGACACCATCGCAATTCCGTTGTGGTACGAGCACTCCCACCACAATCCGACCGGCGAGGACGCAATCCTGTTCTCGTACACCGACAAGCCCGCCATCGATGCGCTCGGAATCGGCCGCATCCGACCCAGCGAGTAG
- a CDS encoding ABC transporter ATP-binding protein → MTTPEAAAPSRLRTIRRVLGLLHPHRYAVYSVLLSAFLGVVSMSVAPFVLGRGTDVIFDGVVGMQLPAGQTKDEAVAGLRAEGRDQFADMVSGMDVVPGLGIDFSALGRILVIVLALYLLSSGLIWVAAYGLNEIVQRVVRDMRSRIERKIHRLPLRYFDTHSRGDLLSRVTNDIDNVAAGMQESISQLVLAVLTLLGLVVMMLFISPMLALVAILTVPASVVATAVIARRSRKHFLAQWETTGKLNGQIEEAFTGHELITAYGRTAEVQRRFTDTNESLYQASYRAQFVSGLVMPFVTFLGNVGYVVIAVLGGLRIASGTATLGEIQAMIQYSRQLVQPLAQIGAMVNLLQSASASAERVFAVLDEPEEEPEVAAPTMPWSRHGLVEFENVAFSYTPDRPLIENLSLRAEPGQMIAIVGPTGAGKTTLINLILRFYEVDAGRILVDGVDIRSMSRDELRSRIGIVLQDTWLFGGTIRENIAYGNPYATENQIMSAARMSYVDRFVRALPDGYDTIIDEENDGNLSAGERQLITIARAFVSKPSILILDEATSSVDTRTELLVQQATARLRDDRTSFVIAHRLSTIRNADRIVVMEDGRIVEQGTHEGLLEAAGAYARLYDAQFKALVE, encoded by the coding sequence ATGACGACTCCGGAAGCCGCGGCACCGTCGCGTCTGCGCACCATCCGCCGGGTGCTCGGCCTGCTCCACCCGCACCGCTACGCCGTCTACTCGGTGCTGCTCTCCGCCTTCCTCGGCGTCGTGAGCATGTCGGTGGCGCCCTTCGTGCTCGGTCGCGGCACCGACGTCATCTTCGACGGGGTGGTGGGCATGCAGCTCCCCGCCGGACAGACCAAGGACGAAGCCGTCGCCGGTCTGCGCGCCGAGGGCCGCGATCAGTTCGCCGACATGGTCTCGGGGATGGACGTGGTCCCCGGCCTCGGTATCGACTTCTCGGCCCTCGGCCGGATCCTCGTCATCGTCCTCGCGCTGTACCTGCTCTCGTCCGGTCTGATCTGGGTCGCCGCCTACGGCCTCAACGAGATCGTGCAGCGCGTCGTGCGCGACATGCGGTCGCGGATCGAACGCAAGATCCACCGGTTGCCGCTGCGGTACTTCGACACGCATTCGCGCGGCGACCTGCTCAGCCGCGTCACCAACGACATCGACAACGTCGCGGCGGGCATGCAGGAGTCCATCTCCCAGCTCGTCCTCGCGGTGCTGACCCTGCTCGGTCTCGTGGTGATGATGCTGTTCATCTCGCCGATGCTCGCGCTCGTCGCGATCCTGACCGTCCCGGCGTCGGTCGTGGCGACGGCGGTGATCGCGCGACGCTCGCGCAAGCACTTCCTCGCGCAGTGGGAGACGACCGGCAAGCTCAACGGGCAGATCGAGGAGGCCTTCACCGGGCACGAACTCATCACCGCCTACGGCCGGACCGCGGAGGTGCAGCGACGCTTCACCGACACCAACGAGTCGCTGTACCAGGCCTCCTACCGTGCACAGTTCGTGTCCGGCCTGGTGATGCCGTTCGTGACCTTCCTCGGCAACGTCGGCTACGTCGTCATCGCGGTGCTCGGTGGTCTGCGGATCGCGTCGGGCACCGCGACGCTCGGCGAGATCCAGGCGATGATCCAGTACTCGCGTCAGCTCGTGCAGCCGCTCGCGCAGATCGGCGCGATGGTCAACCTGCTGCAGTCGGCGTCGGCGTCGGCCGAGCGAGTGTTCGCGGTGCTCGACGAACCGGAGGAAGAACCGGAGGTCGCGGCGCCGACGATGCCGTGGAGCCGGCACGGACTCGTCGAGTTCGAGAACGTCGCCTTCTCGTACACCCCCGACCGGCCGCTCATCGAGAACCTGTCGCTGCGGGCCGAACCGGGCCAGATGATCGCGATCGTCGGACCCACGGGCGCCGGCAAGACCACCCTCATCAACCTGATCCTGCGCTTCTACGAGGTCGACGCGGGCCGGATCCTCGTCGACGGTGTGGACATCCGTTCGATGTCCCGCGACGAACTGCGCTCGCGCATCGGCATCGTCCTGCAGGACACCTGGCTGTTCGGCGGCACCATCCGCGAGAACATCGCCTACGGCAATCCGTACGCGACCGAGAACCAGATCATGTCCGCGGCCAGGATGAGCTACGTCGATCGTTTCGTGCGGGCCCTGCCCGACGGCTACGACACGATCATCGACGAGGAGAACGACGGCAACCTCAGCGCCGGCGAGCGTCAGCTCATCACGATCGCGCGGGCGTTCGTGTCCAAGCCGTCGATCCTCATCCTCGACGAGGCGACGAGTTCGGTCGACACCCGCACCGAACTGCTCGTCCAGCAGGCCACCGCGCGGTTGCGCGACGACCGCACCAGCTTCGTCATCGCCCACCGCCTGTCGACCATCCGCAACGCCGACCGCATCGTGGTGATGGAGGACGGACGGATCGTCGAACAGGGCACGCACGAGGGGCTGCTCGAGGCGGCCGGTGCGTACGCGAGGCTGTACGACGCGCAGTTCAAGGCACTCGTGGAGTGA
- a CDS encoding FAD-dependent monooxygenase, with protein sequence MSTSAEIIDVPLLIVGGGIAGLATALGLARKGRPAHVIERAPEFGEVGAGIQLAPNAMAVLDSLGVMDAIMKDAVLPQKKRYMDAVTGEEIGTVDLGPEFVEHYGYPYVVTHRADLHGALLEGCRASDLVTLETNREVLRAENLPDGRAKVVCADGTEYIADAVVGADGLRSSIRPLIVEDEPVPSEYVAYRGTVPIEMVPADAVETPMVLCWLGPHMHLIQYPLRGGKLYNNVAVFRSDFYSPDHENWGTEEELDARFGLCCDKVREAGKYLNREIRWPMYDREPVTTWTSGAVSLIGDAAHPMLQYLAQGGAQSLDDSLAMVDALVTEPNVEAAFKTFEARRVPHTGNIQRLARVAGELFHIDGVGRALRNYSFKDHNPTDYENLDWMFMPLSVAGDTRNYPY encoded by the coding sequence ATGAGCACCTCGGCAGAAATCATCGACGTCCCCCTGCTCATCGTCGGCGGCGGCATCGCAGGCCTCGCCACGGCCCTCGGCCTCGCCCGCAAGGGCCGCCCGGCGCACGTGATCGAGCGCGCCCCCGAGTTCGGCGAGGTCGGCGCCGGCATCCAGCTGGCCCCGAACGCCATGGCCGTCCTCGACAGCCTCGGCGTGATGGACGCGATCATGAAGGACGCCGTCCTCCCGCAGAAGAAGCGGTACATGGACGCCGTGACGGGCGAGGAGATCGGCACCGTCGATCTCGGACCCGAGTTCGTCGAACACTACGGCTACCCCTACGTCGTCACGCACCGGGCCGACCTGCACGGCGCGCTCCTCGAAGGCTGCCGCGCGAGCGATCTCGTCACCCTGGAGACGAACCGCGAGGTCCTCCGCGCCGAGAACCTGCCCGACGGCCGCGCGAAGGTGGTCTGCGCCGACGGCACCGAGTACATCGCCGACGCCGTGGTCGGCGCCGACGGACTGCGCTCGTCGATCCGCCCGCTGATCGTCGAGGACGAGCCCGTTCCCTCCGAGTACGTCGCCTACCGCGGCACCGTGCCGATCGAGATGGTGCCGGCCGACGCCGTGGAGACCCCGATGGTGCTGTGCTGGCTGGGCCCGCACATGCACCTGATCCAGTACCCGCTGCGCGGTGGCAAGCTCTACAACAACGTCGCCGTCTTCCGCTCGGACTTCTACTCCCCCGACCACGAGAACTGGGGAACCGAGGAGGAGCTCGACGCCCGCTTCGGCCTGTGCTGCGACAAGGTCCGTGAGGCCGGGAAGTACCTCAACCGCGAGATCCGCTGGCCGATGTACGACCGGGAGCCGGTCACCACCTGGACCTCGGGCGCGGTGAGCCTCATCGGCGACGCCGCCCACCCGATGCTCCAGTACCTCGCCCAGGGTGGCGCCCAGTCACTGGACGACTCGCTCGCGATGGTCGATGCGCTCGTGACCGAGCCGAACGTCGAGGCCGCGTTCAAGACCTTCGAGGCACGACGGGTGCCGCACACCGGCAACATCCAGCGCCTCGCCCGGGTCGCAGGCGAGCTGTTCCACATCGACGGGGTCGGGCGCGCGCTGCGCAACTACTCCTTCAAGGACCACAACCCCACGGACTACGAGAACCTCGACTGGATGTTCATGCCGCTGTCGGTGGCCGGCGACACCCGCAACTACCCGTACTGA
- a CDS encoding IclR family transcriptional regulator has protein sequence MATDSARRDAPAYPVGSVDKALRLLLVVAERPDGLRVGDAAALLGIAPSTAHRLLQMLAHYGFAEQDPESKMYRAGPTMERLSNFRGRVIDLARPILERLVALTQETVHLATLDGDRALTLLSVESPHLLRVGDRSGHSQPAYSSAMGKALLAGMGGDIEPHLPNGLQQSERQTLLSQLEVIRERGYAAQDGEVESGVSAVAVSVGAASAGISGAGTPAAGFSGASTSGFAIGITFPTGRIGVDRWGEVLAAARKAADELADTLAGSGR, from the coding sequence ATGGCCACTGACTCTGCGCGTCGGGACGCACCGGCATATCCTGTCGGTTCGGTCGACAAGGCTCTCCGACTGCTCCTCGTGGTCGCCGAGCGACCCGACGGACTGCGGGTGGGCGATGCCGCCGCCCTGCTGGGTATCGCCCCGTCCACCGCGCACCGCTTGCTGCAGATGCTGGCGCACTACGGCTTCGCCGAACAGGATCCCGAGTCCAAGATGTACCGGGCCGGTCCCACCATGGAGCGGCTGTCGAACTTCCGCGGCCGGGTCATCGACCTGGCCCGGCCGATCCTGGAGCGGCTCGTGGCCCTCACCCAGGAGACGGTGCACCTCGCCACCCTCGACGGGGATCGGGCTCTGACGCTGCTCTCGGTGGAGAGCCCCCATCTGCTGCGCGTGGGTGACCGGTCGGGTCATTCGCAGCCGGCGTATTCGAGCGCCATGGGTAAGGCGCTGCTCGCCGGGATGGGCGGGGACATCGAGCCTCATCTGCCGAACGGCCTGCAACAGTCCGAACGGCAGACCCTGCTGTCCCAGCTCGAGGTGATCCGGGAGCGGGGTTACGCCGCACAGGACGGCGAGGTCGAGTCGGGTGTCAGCGCGGTGGCCGTCTCGGTGGGTGCCGCCTCCGCCGGGATCTCCGGTGCGGGCACCCCTGCCGCCGGGTTCTCCGGTGCAAGCACCTCCGGCTTCGCCATCGGTATCACCTTCCCGACCGGGCGGATCGGCGTCGACCGCTGGGGCGAGGTGCTCGCCGCAGCCCGGAAGGCGGCCGACGAACTCGCCGACACCCTGGCCGGTTCCGGGCGGTAG
- a CDS encoding MarR family transcriptional regulator gives MRSARPGVFQVDETTPAGWIMQHLRRGGPATRTMLADFTGLSASTVNRAVTSLLDHGLLRDRPDLAPRGRVGRPHVPVEVDTERGFLAGIHLGERETRVVSGDLLGRELHRTTFATPASAFDVFAAIGAALRVHESQLHGRQPLWAGLAVGGLYDEHRGALDHPRLGWCEAPVDVLFRAIVPTPYTVVPYVEAVAEVEYRRFESAFRRRPESWLYLCAEESISMAWLVDGLARSSADDIESFCAVLEPGSADGTDPSPNRAVLLGRAVALVRDVVNPDVVTVGGEALTGHGSDREDVSDGYRQRSSYNDVPLRFSEPDDDLRSAAALGAASRVMYVDPIGAMQAR, from the coding sequence GTGCGTTCTGCGCGACCGGGGGTCTTCCAGGTCGACGAGACCACACCGGCGGGGTGGATCATGCAGCACCTACGACGTGGGGGACCGGCGACGCGCACGATGCTCGCCGACTTCACGGGCCTGTCGGCGTCGACGGTCAACCGGGCGGTGACGTCGTTGCTCGATCACGGGTTGCTGCGCGACCGTCCCGATCTCGCTCCGCGGGGGCGGGTGGGACGGCCGCACGTGCCGGTGGAGGTGGACACCGAACGGGGCTTCCTCGCCGGTATCCATCTGGGGGAGCGGGAGACCCGGGTGGTCTCCGGCGACCTGCTCGGACGGGAGCTGCACCGGACGACCTTCGCGACCCCGGCGTCGGCGTTCGATGTCTTCGCCGCGATCGGTGCGGCGCTGCGGGTGCACGAGTCGCAGCTGCACGGCAGGCAGCCGCTGTGGGCCGGCCTCGCGGTGGGTGGTCTGTACGACGAGCACCGAGGGGCGCTCGACCACCCGCGGCTGGGCTGGTGCGAAGCGCCCGTGGACGTGTTGTTCCGGGCGATCGTGCCCACGCCGTACACGGTCGTTCCGTACGTGGAGGCGGTCGCGGAGGTCGAATACCGCCGGTTCGAGAGTGCCTTCCGGCGACGACCCGAGAGCTGGCTGTATCTGTGTGCGGAGGAATCGATCTCGATGGCGTGGCTCGTGGACGGCCTCGCACGGTCCTCGGCCGACGACATCGAATCGTTCTGTGCTGTACTCGAACCGGGGAGCGCCGATGGCACCGACCCGTCGCCGAACCGGGCGGTGCTCCTCGGCCGTGCGGTCGCGCTGGTGCGCGACGTCGTGAATCCCGATGTGGTGACCGTCGGTGGTGAGGCGCTCACCGGGCACGGATCGGATCGTGAGGACGTGTCCGACGGTTACCGGCAGCGGTCGTCGTACAACGATGTGCCGCTGCGGTTCTCGGAACCCGACGACGATCTGCGGTCGGCGGCGGCGCTCGGTGCGGCGTCGCGGGTGATGTACGTCGACCCGATCGGCGCGATGCAGGCGCGGTGA
- a CDS encoding ABC transporter ATP-binding protein — translation MLLRLLRRFTAPYRGALAGVVLLQLVATGGMLLLPSLNADIIDNGVATGDIDYIIRTGLLMLVISAVEVGAATGAVYFAARAAMGFGRDVRLELVRNVGRFSAREFGTFGAPSLITRNTNDVQQVQMLVLMTCTIVVTSPIMGIGGVIMAIRQDPGTSLVLVVAVPVLIFTMVTLIALMLPGFRVMQKRIDSVNRVLREQITGIRVIRAFVRDETEKARFDGANDDLTATALRVGRVNSVLYPAVLLISNVSTVGVLWVGAHRIDSGAMQVGSITAMITYIAQILMAVLMTSFVAIMAPRAAVCAERILDVLDTEPTVSSPAEPVRELPPRVTLELRNAGFSYPGADAPVLSGVSFRADPGSTTAIIGGTGSGKSTLMRLVPRLIDVTAGQVLVAGIDVRALDTDVLRSRIAVVPQKAYLFSGTIADNLRYGRADATDDELWHALEVAQAADFVHKTEDGLNTVLSQGGTTVSGGQRQRLAIARALVRRPAIYLFDDAFSALDPATDSRLRAALEPETRDACVLIVAQRVSTVQDADRIVVLDNGVMVDSGTHLGLLGRCRTYSEIVESQRMATV, via the coding sequence ATGTTGCTACGGCTGTTGCGCCGCTTCACGGCGCCCTATCGGGGTGCCCTCGCGGGGGTCGTACTCCTGCAGCTGGTCGCGACCGGGGGCATGTTGCTGCTCCCGAGTCTCAACGCCGACATCATCGACAACGGCGTGGCGACCGGGGACATCGACTACATCATCCGGACCGGTCTGCTGATGCTCGTCATCAGCGCCGTCGAGGTCGGCGCCGCGACCGGTGCCGTCTACTTCGCGGCGCGTGCCGCGATGGGCTTCGGCCGCGACGTGCGGCTCGAGCTCGTCCGGAATGTGGGGCGGTTCTCGGCGCGCGAGTTCGGGACGTTCGGTGCCCCGTCGCTGATCACCCGCAACACCAACGACGTGCAGCAGGTCCAGATGCTCGTGCTGATGACCTGCACCATCGTCGTGACCTCCCCGATCATGGGGATCGGTGGCGTCATCATGGCGATCCGCCAGGACCCCGGCACCTCGCTCGTGCTGGTCGTCGCCGTCCCGGTCCTGATCTTCACCATGGTCACGCTCATCGCGCTCATGCTGCCCGGCTTCCGGGTCATGCAGAAGCGCATCGACTCTGTGAACCGGGTGCTGCGCGAGCAGATCACCGGCATCCGCGTGATCAGGGCATTCGTGCGCGACGAGACCGAGAAGGCCCGCTTCGACGGCGCCAACGACGACCTCACCGCCACCGCCCTGCGCGTCGGCCGCGTGAACTCCGTGCTGTACCCGGCGGTGCTGCTGATCTCGAACGTGAGCACCGTCGGCGTCCTGTGGGTGGGCGCCCACCGCATCGACTCCGGTGCGATGCAGGTCGGCTCCATCACCGCGATGATCACCTACATCGCCCAGATCCTCATGGCTGTGCTCATGACGTCGTTCGTCGCGATCATGGCTCCGCGCGCCGCGGTCTGTGCCGAGCGCATCCTCGACGTGCTCGACACCGAACCGACGGTGTCCTCGCCCGCCGAACCCGTCCGCGAACTGCCGCCCCGCGTCACTCTCGAACTGCGCAATGCCGGATTCTCCTATCCCGGCGCCGACGCTCCCGTGCTCAGCGGGGTGTCGTTCCGCGCCGACCCCGGTTCCACCACCGCGATCATCGGCGGCACCGGATCGGGCAAGAGCACCCTGATGCGACTCGTACCGCGGCTGATCGACGTCACCGCCGGGCAGGTGCTCGTCGCGGGTATCGACGTCCGGGCACTCGACACCGATGTGCTGCGCTCGCGCATCGCCGTCGTGCCGCAGAAGGCCTACCTGTTCTCCGGCACCATCGCCGACAACCTCCGGTACGGACGCGCCGACGCCACCGACGACGAACTGTGGCACGCCCTCGAGGTCGCGCAGGCCGCCGACTTCGTCCACAAGACCGAGGACGGACTGAACACCGTCCTCTCCCAGGGCGGCACGACCGTCTCCGGCGGACAGCGGCAGCGACTCGCGATCGCCCGCGCCCTCGTCCGCCGGCCCGCCATCTACCTGTTCGACGACGCCTTCTCCGCACTCGACCCGGCGACCGACTCCCGTCTGCGCGCGGCGCTCGAACCCGAGACGCGCGACGCGTGCGTGCTCATCGTCGCGCAGCGGGTCTCCACCGTGCAGGACGCCGACCGCATCGTCGTCCTCGACAACGGCGTCATGGTCGATTCCGGGACGCATCTCGGACTGCTCGGCCGGTGCCGGACGTACTCGGAGATCGTCGAGTCGCAGAGGATGGCCACGGTATGA
- a CDS encoding fumarylacetoacetate hydrolase family protein, with protein MKLYVYNDYRLGVEATDGTLVDITDLVPEHTEPRERTNALIRAWSTVSADVSSRVASGGGQTLDSVTVRAPQPQPRNLFAAPVNYHKHQQEMGGDKGVYTDRKILDVSVRKGFLKAVTSIVGPDGAIELPYEDRRFDHEAEVGIIISKEAKRVSVEEALDYVFGYTPLLDITLRGDEDRSWRKSMDTFTPIGPYILTADEVEDPENLDFWLTVNGEMRQKSNTSFLIWGIAKLISEYSQVITLQPGDIIATGTPEGVAQIVPGDTVVLTIPAIGELTMPVVARP; from the coding sequence ATGAAGCTCTACGTCTACAACGACTACCGACTCGGCGTCGAGGCCACCGACGGCACCCTCGTCGACATCACCGATCTCGTCCCCGAGCACACCGAACCGCGTGAGCGCACGAACGCGCTCATCCGCGCCTGGTCGACCGTCTCCGCCGACGTCTCGTCCCGCGTCGCCTCCGGCGGCGGGCAGACACTCGACTCGGTGACCGTCCGCGCACCGCAACCCCAGCCGCGCAACCTGTTCGCCGCGCCGGTCAACTACCACAAGCACCAGCAGGAGATGGGTGGGGACAAGGGCGTCTACACCGATCGCAAGATCCTCGACGTCTCGGTCCGCAAGGGCTTCCTCAAGGCCGTCACGTCCATCGTCGGACCGGACGGCGCGATCGAACTCCCCTACGAGGACCGGCGTTTCGACCACGAGGCCGAGGTCGGCATCATCATCTCGAAGGAGGCGAAGCGGGTCTCCGTCGAGGAGGCACTCGACTACGTCTTCGGGTACACCCCGCTGCTCGACATCACGCTGCGCGGCGACGAGGACCGGTCGTGGCGCAAGTCCATGGACACCTTCACCCCGATCGGCCCCTACATCCTCACCGCCGACGAGGTGGAGGACCCGGAGAACCTCGACTTCTGGCTCACCGTGAACGGCGAGATGCGGCAGAAGTCCAACACGTCCTTCCTCATCTGGGGCATCGCCAAGCTGATCTCGGAGTACTCGCAGGTGATCACCCTGCAGCCCGGTGACATCATCGCCACCGGCACCCCCGAGGGCGTCGCACAGATCGTCCCCGGCGACACCGTCGTGCTCACCATCCCGGCGATCGGCGAGCTGACCATGCCGGTCGTCGCGCGTCCCTAG
- a CDS encoding acyl-CoA dehydrogenase family protein — MTAIESSAFSLTEEQRAIRSAIDELCEPFDNDYWRACDAAGEYPEKFVDTLYETGWMGMLVPEEYGGGGADIRDAAVVLEQLERNGCHAGAARAGMYTMGALLRHGNDEQKQRFLPKIASGELRLQSFGITEPDAGSDTTRIRTFAQREGDEYVVNGNKIFISRIQHSDLLLLLTRTKKREDASKPSDGFTVLLVDLRKAIEDGTIRATPIKTMVNHETNELAIENLRVPVENRIGEEHKGFKVILSGMNSERIIVTSEYIGAGFHLIDRAVQYANERHVFGRPIGMNQGVQFPIAQAYANLQAASLMRWRAAEMYAAGENPRFEVNGAKLLASQALWQAAQAAFDTFGGYAAAEEYGIERKWREARLPSTAPISNNIVLAGIAHATLGLPKSY; from the coding sequence GTGACCGCAATCGAATCGTCCGCCTTCAGTCTCACGGAAGAACAGCGCGCCATCCGTAGCGCCATCGACGAGCTGTGCGAGCCGTTCGACAACGACTACTGGCGTGCCTGCGACGCCGCCGGTGAATACCCGGAGAAGTTCGTCGACACGCTCTACGAGACCGGCTGGATGGGCATGCTCGTCCCCGAGGAGTACGGCGGAGGCGGAGCCGACATCCGCGATGCCGCAGTCGTTCTCGAGCAGCTCGAACGCAACGGCTGCCACGCCGGTGCGGCGCGCGCCGGCATGTACACCATGGGCGCCCTGCTCCGTCACGGCAACGACGAGCAGAAGCAGCGCTTCCTGCCGAAGATCGCCTCCGGCGAACTGCGTCTGCAGTCCTTCGGCATCACCGAGCCCGACGCCGGCTCCGACACCACTCGCATCCGCACCTTCGCCCAGCGCGAGGGCGACGAGTACGTCGTCAACGGCAACAAGATCTTCATCTCCCGCATCCAGCACTCCGACCTGCTGCTTCTGCTCACCCGGACCAAGAAGCGCGAGGATGCCTCCAAGCCGTCCGACGGCTTCACCGTGCTGCTCGTCGACCTGCGCAAGGCGATCGAGGACGGCACCATCCGGGCCACCCCGATCAAGACCATGGTCAACCACGAGACCAACGAGCTCGCCATCGAGAACCTGCGCGTGCCGGTCGAGAACCGGATCGGCGAGGAGCACAAGGGCTTCAAGGTCATCCTGTCCGGCATGAACTCCGAGCGCATCATCGTCACCTCGGAGTACATCGGTGCCGGCTTCCACCTCATCGACCGCGCCGTCCAGTACGCCAACGAGCGGCACGTCTTCGGCCGCCCGATCGGCATGAACCAGGGCGTCCAGTTCCCCATCGCCCAGGCCTACGCGAACCTGCAGGCCGCCTCGCTCATGCGCTGGCGCGCCGCCGAGATGTACGCCGCCGGCGAGAACCCCCGCTTCGAGGTCAACGGCGCGAAACTGCTCGCCTCGCAGGCACTCTGGCAGGCAGCACAGGCCGCCTTCGACACCTTCGGCGGATACGCCGCGGCCGAGGAGTACGGCATCGAGCGCAAGTGGCGCGAGGCCCGCCTCCCCTCCACCGCGCCGATCTCCAACAACATCGTCCTCGCCGGCATCGCGCACGCCACGCTCGGCCTGCCGAAGTCGTACTAG